A window of the Lactuca sativa cultivar Salinas chromosome 5, Lsat_Salinas_v11, whole genome shotgun sequence genome harbors these coding sequences:
- the LOC111890805 gene encoding thermospermine synthase ACAULIS5, protein MGDISCSNANGTNVYSQRKSCWYEEEIEENLRWCFALNSILHTGATQFQDIQLLDTKPFGKALVIDGKLQSAEIDEFIYHESLVHPPLLHHPNPKTIFVMGGGEGSTARELLRHKTVNKVVMCDIDEEVVEFCKSYLAVNTEAFGDPRLELIINDARVELEKRDDKYDVIIGDLADPLEGGPCYQLYTKTFYELTVKPRLTEGGIFVTQAGPAGVFSHTEVFSCIFNTLKQVFKYVVPYSAHIPSYADIWGWVMASDYPITLSPDELDLRMKQRINGENRYLDGKTFVSASTLSKAVRKSLDDETHVYTEGAARFIYGHGHGSAHKHDHHA, encoded by the exons ATGGGTGATATTTCTTGCTCAAATGCTAATGGTACTAATGTCTATTCTCAAAGGAAAAGCTGCTGGTATGAAGAAGAGATCGAAGAGAACTTGAGATGGTGTTTTGCTCTCAACAG TATACTACACACAGGAGCCACTCAGTTCCAGGACATTCAACTTTTGGACACTAAACCCTTCGGGAAG GCTCTCGTAATCGATGGAAAGTTGCAAAGTGCAGAGATCGATGAGTTCATCTACCATGAATCTCTTGTTCATCCACCACTTCTACATCACCCCAA TCCGAAGACCATATTTGTTATGGGTGGAGGTGAGGGTTCAACTGCAAGGGAACTACTTAGACACAAGACTGTGAACAAAGTTGTCATGTGTGACATTGATGAG GAAGTGGTGGAGTTTTGCAAGTCTTATTTGGCAGTAAACACTGAAGCTTTCGGTGATCCAAGACTCGAGCTCATTATCAATGACGCTAG GGTGGAACTTGAAAAGAGAGACGATAAATATGATGTGATCATAGGAGACTTGGCAGATCCCCTTGAAGGAGGCCCATGTTACCAACTCTACACCAAGACCTTCTATGAACTCACTGTTAAACCACGACTCACGGAGGGTGGCATTTTTGTCACACAG GCTGGACCAGCTGGTGTATTTAGCCACACAGAAGTTTTCTCTTGTATTTTCAACACTCTAAAGCAGGTTTTTAAAT ATGTGGTGCCATACTCAGCTCACATTCCTTCCTATGCTGACATTTGGGGATGGGTCATG GCATCAGATTACCCGATAACACTGAGTCCAGATGAACTGGATTTGAGAATGAAGCAAAGGATCAACGGCGAGAATAGATATCTTGATGGCAAAACATTTGTGTCAGCTTCTACCTTGAGCAAAGCAGTTCGAAAATC ATTGGATGATGAAACACATGTGTACACAGAGGGTGCAGCAAGATTCATCTATGGGCATGGACACGGTTCAGCTCACAAGCACGATCATCATGCTTGA